One stretch of Halococcus hamelinensis 100A6 DNA includes these proteins:
- the leuC gene encoding 3-isopropylmalate dehydratase large subunit: MSRGTLYDKVWDEHAVTELPTGQTQLFVGLHLIHEVTSPQAFGMLGERDLEVAYPELTHATVDHIVPTADQSRPFGDDAAEEMMSELERNVRDSGIVFDDPGSGNQGIVHVIGPEQGLTQPGMTVVCGDSHTSTHGAFGALAFGIGTSQIRDVLATQTIAMEKKEVRKIEVTGELGSHVGAKDVILTIIRKLGVEGGVGYVYEYGGSAIESLGMEGRMSICNMSIEGGARAGYVNPDETTYDWLRETDAFADSEGRSPSGSRAKPGGDPEEFERRKEYWESIRSDSDAEYDDVVTIDGDEIEPVVTWGTTPGQGIGISEPIPEPEDLPEDKQDTARRSQEHMRVTPGETMQGYDVDVAFLGSCTNARLPDLRDAAEVVEGREVDSSVRAMVVPGSERVKAAAEDEGLDEVFTEAGFDWRGAGCSMCLGMNEDQLEGDEACASSSNRNFVGRQGSKEGRTVLMSPVMVAAAAVTGEVTDVRELPEVAVR, encoded by the coding sequence ATGAGTCGGGGAACCCTCTACGACAAGGTCTGGGACGAACACGCCGTCACGGAACTCCCGACCGGACAGACGCAGCTCTTCGTCGGCCTCCACCTCATCCACGAGGTCACCAGCCCGCAGGCGTTCGGGATGCTCGGCGAACGCGACCTCGAAGTCGCCTATCCCGAACTCACGCACGCGACGGTCGACCACATCGTGCCGACCGCCGACCAGTCACGGCCGTTCGGCGACGACGCCGCCGAGGAGATGATGAGCGAACTGGAACGGAACGTCCGCGACTCGGGGATCGTCTTCGACGACCCCGGGAGCGGAAACCAGGGCATCGTCCACGTCATCGGCCCGGAGCAGGGACTCACCCAGCCCGGAATGACCGTGGTCTGCGGCGACTCGCACACCTCGACCCACGGCGCGTTCGGCGCGCTCGCGTTCGGCATCGGCACCTCTCAGATCCGGGACGTGCTCGCGACCCAGACGATCGCGATGGAGAAGAAAGAAGTCCGGAAGATCGAGGTCACGGGCGAACTCGGTTCCCACGTCGGCGCGAAGGACGTCATCCTCACGATCATCCGAAAGCTCGGCGTCGAGGGCGGTGTCGGCTACGTCTACGAGTACGGCGGCTCGGCCATCGAGAGCCTCGGGATGGAAGGCAGAATGTCGATCTGCAACATGTCGATCGAGGGCGGCGCGCGCGCGGGCTACGTCAACCCCGACGAGACCACCTACGACTGGCTCCGCGAGACGGACGCGTTCGCGGACAGCGAGGGACGCAGTCCCTCGGGCAGCCGAGCAAAGCCCGGCGGCGATCCCGAGGAATTCGAGCGCCGAAAGGAGTACTGGGAGTCGATCCGCTCGGATTCCGATGCCGAATACGACGACGTGGTGACGATCGACGGCGACGAGATCGAACCCGTGGTGACGTGGGGAACGACGCCGGGTCAGGGCATCGGTATCTCCGAACCGATCCCCGAACCCGAGGACCTCCCCGAGGACAAACAGGACACCGCACGACGGTCCCAAGAACACATGCGGGTCACGCCCGGCGAGACCATGCAGGGCTACGACGTCGACGTGGCCTTTCTGGGGTCGTGTACCAACGCGCGCCTGCCCGACCTCCGCGACGCCGCCGAGGTCGTCGAGGGTCGCGAGGTCGATTCCAGCGTGCGCGCGATGGTCGTCCCCGGCAGCGAACGGGTGAAGGCCGCCGCCGAGGACGAAGGACTGGACGAGGTGTTCACCGAGGCGGGCTTCGACTGGCGCGGGGCGGGCTGTTCGATGTGTCTCGGGATGAACGAAGATCAACTAGAAGGCGACGAAGCCTGCGCGAGTTCCTCGAACCGGAACTTCGTGGGCCGGCAAGGCTCGAAGGAAGGGC
- the ilvC gene encoding ketol-acid reductoisomerase has translation MTENATIYDDDDADSTALDGKTVAVMGYGSQGHAHAQNLDDSGVDVVVGLREGSSSRDAAREDGLDVTTPVDAAAQADIVSVLVPDTVQPDLYEQIRGELDEGDTLQFAHGFNIHFGQIEPDEGVDVTMIAPKGPGHIVRRDYERGEGTPGLLAVYRDSTGEAWDEALAYGQAIGCTRAGVIETSFREETETDLFGEQAVLCGGVTELIKMGYETLVDAGYSPEMAYFECLNEMKLIVDLMYEGGLGGMWDSVSDTAEFGGLTRGDVVVDDHARENMETVLEQVQQGEFAREWITENQANRPSYNQLRNAEKNHEIEAVGERLRGLFAWAEEPDETADETEEERVQV, from the coding sequence ATGACTGAGAACGCGACCATCTACGACGACGACGACGCCGACAGCACCGCACTCGACGGCAAGACCGTAGCCGTAATGGGCTATGGCTCACAGGGCCACGCCCACGCCCAGAACCTCGACGACAGCGGGGTCGACGTGGTGGTGGGCCTCCGCGAGGGGTCGAGTTCGCGCGACGCCGCCCGCGAGGACGGCCTCGACGTGACCACCCCGGTGGACGCCGCCGCCCAGGCCGACATCGTGTCGGTGCTCGTGCCGGACACCGTCCAGCCCGACCTCTACGAGCAGATCAGGGGTGAGCTCGACGAGGGCGACACCCTCCAGTTCGCCCACGGCTTCAACATCCACTTCGGCCAGATCGAACCCGACGAGGGGGTCGACGTCACCATGATCGCGCCGAAGGGCCCCGGCCACATCGTCCGCCGGGACTACGAGCGCGGCGAGGGAACCCCCGGACTGCTCGCGGTCTACCGCGACTCGACCGGCGAGGCGTGGGACGAGGCGCTGGCCTACGGTCAGGCCATCGGCTGCACTCGTGCAGGTGTGATCGAGACCTCGTTCCGCGAGGAGACCGAGACCGACCTGTTCGGCGAGCAGGCGGTGCTCTGCGGTGGCGTCACCGAGCTCATCAAGATGGGCTATGAGACCCTCGTGGACGCGGGCTACTCGCCCGAGATGGCCTACTTCGAGTGCCTCAACGAGATGAAGCTCATCGTCGACCTGATGTACGAGGGTGGGCTCGGCGGGATGTGGGACTCGGTGAGCGACACCGCCGAATTCGGCGGATTGACCCGCGGCGACGTCGTGGTCGACGACCACGCCCGCGAGAACATGGAGACGGTGCTCGAACAGGTCCAGCAGGGCGAGTTCGCGCGCGAGTGGATCACCGAGAACCAGGCCAACCGGCCCTCCTACAACCAGCTGCGGAACGCGGAGAAGAACCACGAGATCGAGGCGGTCGGCGAACGGCTCCGCGGGCTGTTCGCGTGGGCCGAGGAGCCTGACGAGACCGCGGACGAAACCGAAGAGGAGCGAGTACAGGTATGA